DNA sequence from the Nevskiales bacterium genome:
TGCTTGCACCACACCGTAATCTCGGCCACGTCATCGAAGCGGATCGGCGCCTTCCACTCGATCGTCTGCTTCACCAGCTGGTAGTCGAAGGCGCCGCTGATCAGGTCGGCGGGGCGCGGCAGCACCGCGCGCAGGAATTCCAGACTGGCCAGGTCGATGTAATCGCCGTAGCGCGCGTTGAACACGACCTTCTGCGCGTCGCACTCGCCGTAGCGCACGCGCAGGCGATAGCGGAATTTATCCGCCATGGCGCTCTTACATCACCGGCTTGATGCCGAGCTCGCCGAAGCCCTTGGCGGCGTAGTTCTCGCGGAACAGGTCACGCAGTTTGCTGGCGGAGGCGTCGTAGCCGGCCTTGTCCTGCCAGGCGTTGCGCGGGTTGAGGATCTCGGGCGGCACGCCGTCCACCGCCTTGGGCATCTTCAGGTTGAAGACGGGGTGCATCTCGAAGCCGACCTTGCCGTCGTCCAGGTCGCCGCGCAGGGCAGCGTTGAGCAGCGCGCGGGTGTGTTTGATCGAGATGCGTTTGGCCTCGCCGGCGGGGCCGCCGGACCAGCCGGTGTTGAGCAGCACGCAGCGCGCCTTGTGCTGCTTCATCTTGTCCGCGAGGATGCGCGCGTACACGCTCGGCTTCTGCGACATGAACGGGCCGCCGAAGCAGGCGCTGAAGGTCGCGGTCGGCTTGTTGATCCCGACCTCGGTGCCGGCCAGGCGCGCGGTGAAGCCGGACACGAAGTGGTACATCACCTGGTCCTCGTCCAGCACCGAGATCGGCGGCAGCACGCCGAAGGCATCGGCGGTCAGCAGCACGATGGTCTCGGGATGCGGTCCCCGGGCGCCCTCGGCGACATTGGGGTTGCAGGACAGGGGATAGGAGAAGCGGGTGTTTTCAGTGATGGAGCTGTCGTTGAGGTCAAGCTCCTGCGGGTCGGTGTCTTCGAGCCGCTTACCCGGCAGTGGTGGCACGTTCTCGATGATCGTGCCCGGCATGGACAGCGCGGCGGCGATGATGGGCTCGGCTTCCTTGTCCAGGTTGATGAGCTTGGCGTAGCAGCCGCCCTCGAAATTGGACACGCCGCTCGTCGTCCACAGATGCTCGTCGTCGCCGATCAGCTGGCGGTCGGGATCGGCCGACAGCGTA
Encoded proteins:
- a CDS encoding acyl-CoA thioesterase, coding for MADKFRYRLRVRYGECDAQKVVFNARYGDYIDLASLEFLRAVLPRPADLISGAFDYQLVKQTIEWKAPIRFDDVAEITVWCKHIGRTSFTLAFEFRIAGTEAVTASAETIYVLVDSATLTKTPLPLDVTQALQAGGAGQVVNHAG
- a CDS encoding phosphoenolpyruvate carboxykinase (ATP), whose protein sequence is MDFRKDLEKLFGLKTVNYKHNLSSEELFYEAIRNDRGRIRPDGPDNEHKAYATKLGVKGPLVFYSDPSCTGRPVQDTFCVAWPEIEGKVWWKNDFKKFDPVRYPALLKRVVEHLNQRGGTLYVRDVFCGVDPEFAAPFRLVSEYATHAMFVGNMFPNKVEGIRDPDGKRWTLLNVPSFHCEPERDGTLSRRAVIVDFKNRIALVLGRADYCGVNKKTMFTVMNFLMPEAGQLSMHCSANVGARGDGAILFGLSGTGKTTLSADPDRQLIGDDEHLWTTSGVSNFEGGCYAKLINLDKEAEPIIAAALSMPGTIIENVPPLPGKRLEDTDPQELDLNDSSITENTRFSYPLSCNPNVAEGARGPHPETIVLLTADAFGVLPPISVLDEDQVMYHFVSGFTARLAGTEVGINKPTATFSACFGGPFMSQKPSVYARILADKMKQHKARCVLLNTGWSGGPAGEAKRISIKHTRALLNAALRGDLDDGKVGFEMHPVFNLKMPKAVDGVPPEILNPRNAWQDKAGYDASASKLRDLFRENYAAKGFGELGIKPVM